GAGGCATATTCGCTCCTTAGTGTGAGATTAGACGGCCGACGGCATCATGCGGTAGACGCTGGTGACGTCCGACGCATTGATGTTACGGGTGCCACGCAGCTGGCGCTTGTTTTTGGTGGTCTTCTTGGTCAGGATGTGACGCTTGAACGCCATACCC
This genomic stretch from Massilia sp. 9096 harbors:
- the rpmI gene encoding 50S ribosomal protein L35; protein product: MPKMKTKSSAKKRFRVRPGGTVKSGMAFKRHILTKKTTKNKRQLRGTRNINASDVTSVYRMMPSAV